One region of Streptomyces rishiriensis genomic DNA includes:
- a CDS encoding Stk1 family PASTA domain-containing Ser/Thr kinase has product MSQDGAQGRYAGRALAAGRYQLRDLLGEGGMASVHLAYDAVLDRQVAVKTLHTELGREQAFRERFRREAQAVAKLTHTNIVSVFDTGEDDVEGLTTPYIVMEYIEGRPLGSVLDEDVRQQGAMPADKALKITADVLAALEISHEMGLVHRDIKPGNVMMTKRGVVKVMDFGIARAMQSGVTSMTQTGMVVGTPQYLSPEQALGRAVDARSDLYSVGIMLFQLVTGRLPFEADSPLAIAYAHVQEEPVAPSSVNRALPPAVDALIARALKKNPNERFPTAVAMRDECLRVAASFQPAPPSIVPGARTSNGAGVGSAVFPPVGQSTPPPQAGVQTPYQPAPTPNPYGTPTPSASYGYPQQGYQTPAPAYGHQQAAHTPPAYNLSPQPSTSVSSGGGGRRNSKPVLIGSAVVAVVAVGGLLASLAVGGGDDDAKGGTASSSPSVTKAADYRAPDTSKTIEATECSEPQESYNDPDKIRVPNFKFKYIGSVKECFQAAGWQYKITKVDENTYGDGAVMDQFPSAGTDVDPKDMPEIEIKVSTGNPAS; this is encoded by the coding sequence ATGAGCCAGGACGGCGCGCAGGGCCGGTACGCGGGGCGGGCGCTCGCCGCCGGCCGGTATCAGCTGCGCGACTTGCTCGGCGAGGGCGGCATGGCCTCGGTGCACCTCGCCTACGACGCCGTGCTCGACCGTCAGGTCGCGGTGAAGACCCTGCACACCGAGCTCGGCCGCGAGCAGGCCTTCCGCGAGCGGTTCCGCCGCGAGGCCCAGGCCGTGGCCAAGCTCACGCACACCAACATCGTCTCCGTCTTCGACACCGGCGAGGACGACGTCGAGGGACTGACGACTCCGTACATCGTCATGGAGTACATCGAGGGCCGCCCGCTCGGCTCGGTGCTCGACGAGGACGTGCGGCAGCAGGGCGCGATGCCCGCCGACAAGGCGCTCAAGATCACCGCGGACGTGCTGGCTGCGCTGGAGATCAGCCACGAGATGGGGCTCGTCCACCGCGACATCAAGCCCGGCAACGTGATGATGACCAAGCGCGGCGTGGTCAAGGTGATGGACTTCGGCATCGCACGCGCGATGCAGTCCGGGGTCACCTCGATGACGCAGACCGGCATGGTCGTCGGCACCCCGCAGTACCTTTCGCCCGAACAGGCCCTGGGGCGTGCGGTGGACGCCCGCTCCGACCTGTACTCGGTCGGCATCATGCTGTTCCAACTGGTCACCGGACGACTGCCGTTCGAGGCCGATTCGCCGCTTGCGATCGCGTACGCGCATGTGCAGGAGGAGCCGGTGGCTCCCTCCTCGGTCAACCGGGCGTTGCCGCCGGCCGTCGACGCGCTGATCGCCCGCGCGCTGAAGAAGAACCCGAACGAGCGCTTCCCGACCGCCGTCGCCATGCGCGACGAGTGCCTGCGGGTCGCCGCCTCCTTCCAGCCGGCCCCGCCGAGCATCGTGCCCGGCGCCCGGACGTCGAACGGCGCGGGCGTCGGTTCCGCGGTGTTCCCGCCGGTCGGCCAGAGCACCCCGCCGCCCCAGGCCGGCGTCCAGACGCCCTACCAGCCCGCGCCGACCCCGAACCCGTACGGCACCCCGACGCCGTCCGCCTCCTACGGCTATCCGCAGCAGGGCTACCAGACGCCCGCGCCGGCGTACGGCCACCAGCAGGCCGCGCACACCCCGCCCGCATACAACCTGAGCCCGCAGCCGTCGACCTCGGTGTCCTCGGGCGGCGGTGGCCGCCGGAACAGCAAACCGGTGCTCATCGGCTCGGCCGTCGTCGCCGTGGTGGCGGTCGGCGGCCTGCTCGCCAGCCTCGCGGTGGGAGGCGGCGACGACGACGCCAAGGGCGGTACCGCCAGCTCCTCGCCCTCGGTGACGAAGGCGGCGGACTACCGGGCACCGGACACCTCCAAGACGATCGAGGCGACGGAGTGCTCGGAGCCGCAGGAGTCGTACAACGACCCCGACAAGATCCGGGTGCCGAACTTCAAGTTCAAGTACATCGGCTCGGTCAAGGAGTGCTTCCAGGCCGCCGGCTGGCAGTACAAGATCACAAAGGTGGACGAGAACACCTACGGCGACGGAGCGGTCATGGACCAGTTCCCCTCCGCCGGCACGGACGTCGACCCGAAGGACATGCCCGAGATCGAGATCAAGGTCTCCACGGGCAACCCGGCGTCCTGA